From one Enterococcus sp. DIV2402 genomic stretch:
- a CDS encoding PTS system mannose/fructose/N-acetylgalactosamine-transporter subunit IIB — MEGIIHIRIDDRLIHGQVATQWTNELGATRIMVINDEIAKNDVQKSVLRMAAPPNVATSIITKETAATNIKNGKYKGQKVLIVVKSPIDILDLINLGLDITKVNVGNMSVREGTRHVRATVSINAVEEETFQKLLDQGVEITTIMVPGDNTIYLKDVI; from the coding sequence ATGGAAGGAATAATTCACATCCGAATTGATGATCGTTTAATTCATGGACAAGTAGCGACTCAATGGACGAATGAGTTGGGTGCAACACGTATTATGGTAATTAACGATGAAATTGCAAAAAATGATGTCCAAAAATCAGTTTTACGAATGGCTGCGCCACCGAATGTGGCTACATCAATTATTACGAAAGAAACTGCGGCGACTAACATAAAAAATGGCAAGTATAAAGGTCAAAAAGTTTTAATTGTTGTAAAAAGCCCGATTGACATTTTAGATTTAATTAACTTAGGTCTGGATATTACTAAAGTGAACGTAGGGAATATGTCGGTTCGTGAAGGAACGCGTCATGTTCGGGCAACCGTTAGTATTAACGCTGTTGAAGAAGAGACTTTCCAAAAACTGTTAGATCAAGGCGTGGAAATTACAACTATAATGGTTCCTGGTGATAATACGATTTATTTGAAAGATGTTATATAG
- a CDS encoding PTS sugar transporter subunit IIA: MYKIIIASHGPLADGMKESLKFFFSTKLEVTTVSIDNDGLVSFQEKMDRVFDEVATSEVLIFTDLLYGTPFNEAGKRAANLSQYFDIISSVNMPILVEAVNLQRQNIALEDAVPQLLEVGQVQSFRNKMQESSVTDDE; encoded by the coding sequence ATGTATAAAATAATCATAGCAAGTCACGGACCTTTAGCAGATGGGATGAAAGAGTCTTTAAAATTCTTTTTTTCAACTAAGCTAGAGGTAACTACAGTCTCGATTGATAACGATGGATTAGTGTCGTTTCAGGAAAAAATGGATCGAGTTTTTGATGAAGTTGCTACAAGTGAGGTACTTATTTTTACTGATTTACTTTACGGGACCCCGTTTAATGAAGCCGGAAAAAGAGCTGCCAATCTATCTCAATACTTTGACATTATTTCAAGTGTGAATATGCCGATTTTAGTGGAGGCTGTCAATTTGCAGCGGCAGAATATTGCTTTAGAAGACGCTGTACCTCAACTTCTTGAAGTGGGACAAGTGCAATCTTTTAGAAATAAGATGCAAGAATCATCAGTGACTGATGATGAGTAA
- a CDS encoding glycoside hydrolase family 32 protein — protein MLNLPETPYRYGFHLSPKMGWLNDPNGLCWFKGNYHVFYQTNPFDNRPGNIFWGHFVSEDLINWQQAPYAIVPEQDYDENGCYSGSALVVKDRLYLMYTGHKNLESGYVETQCIAVSDDGFNFRKLVNNPVIDAPPSDNTNRFRDPKLLFENGKFYAVIGGESEDNTGQVNVFDSESIEAGWQFNRKLIKAKKGDGIMWECPDLFELDGRKFLLTSPKEMMDQGINGFSSIWIESDFNEEQVVTDYQIHKIDDGRDFYAPQTFWDPINERRVMFAWFGLPGLQEQENNSQVGALTLPREIVIRSNRLCFPPIKELTALRMEERTIDNKMTINEKSELLIRPEIENGKFKIRLNSSDCDSFMEITYVANKLVIEIKDFIRKATVDKTIFKINEIRLFLDRGLTEIFINEGESVFSNKCELHGELELSFDGRLQGKVFDLKETIYD, from the coding sequence ATGTTAAATTTACCAGAAACTCCCTATCGTTATGGATTCCATCTTTCTCCCAAAATGGGCTGGCTTAATGATCCCAATGGATTGTGTTGGTTCAAGGGTAATTACCACGTGTTTTATCAAACTAATCCCTTTGATAATCGACCAGGAAATATATTCTGGGGTCATTTTGTTTCGGAAGATTTAATTAACTGGCAACAAGCTCCTTATGCAATTGTTCCTGAACAGGATTATGATGAGAATGGTTGCTATTCTGGGAGTGCTTTGGTAGTCAAGGATCGATTATATCTAATGTACACCGGGCATAAAAATTTAGAATCCGGGTATGTGGAAACACAATGTATTGCAGTATCTGATGACGGATTTAATTTTAGAAAGTTGGTGAATAACCCAGTCATTGATGCCCCACCAAGTGATAATACTAACCGTTTTAGAGATCCGAAGCTTCTCTTTGAAAATGGTAAATTTTATGCGGTAATCGGTGGGGAATCTGAAGATAATACTGGTCAAGTGAATGTGTTTGATTCTGAATCAATTGAAGCGGGTTGGCAGTTTAATCGCAAATTAATTAAAGCAAAAAAAGGTGATGGAATTATGTGGGAGTGCCCAGATCTTTTTGAACTTGACGGTCGGAAATTCCTGCTAACATCTCCCAAAGAAATGATGGATCAGGGAATTAATGGTTTTTCTTCAATTTGGATTGAAAGTGATTTTAACGAAGAACAGGTAGTAACGGATTATCAAATTCATAAAATAGATGATGGCAGAGATTTTTATGCGCCGCAAACTTTTTGGGATCCAATCAACGAAAGAAGAGTGATGTTTGCTTGGTTTGGACTACCAGGATTACAGGAACAGGAGAATAATAGTCAGGTTGGGGCACTAACCCTACCAAGAGAGATTGTCATTAGATCAAATAGATTGTGCTTTCCACCAATTAAAGAATTAACAGCTCTCAGAATGGAAGAACGTACTATTGACAATAAGATGACCATTAACGAAAAATCTGAACTGTTAATTCGCCCTGAAATAGAAAATGGTAAGTTCAAAATACGACTTAATAGTTCAGATTGTGACTCATTTATGGAAATAACTTATGTAGCGAATAAATTAGTTATAGAAATCAAAGATTTTATAAGGAAAGCGACCGTGGATAAGACAATTTTCAAAATAAATGAAATACGACTTTTTCTTGATCGAGGATTAACCGAAATATTTATTAATGAAGGGGAGTCAGTCTTTTCAAATAAATGTGAATTACATGGAGAACTCGAATTATCATTTGACGGAAGACTGCAAGGTAAAGTTTTTGATTTGAAGGAAACGATTTATGATTAA
- a CDS encoding tyrosine-type recombinase/integrase, producing the protein MAKNATEDAEIKPIKLHALRHSHVVLLVHENIQQLAIQERLGHVAIQITLGTYGYLYAKSDQHVADAIDGIQFEIVIEVDDSDMGPV; encoded by the coding sequence TTGGCTAAAAACGCCACTGAAGATGCTGAAATCAAACCAATCAAACTTCATGCGTTAAGACACTCACATGTTGTATTATTGGTTCACGAAAACATCCAACAACTGGCAATTCAAGAACGACTGGGTCATGTGGCCATTCAAATCACACTCGGAACTTATGGGTATCTATATGCGAAATCAGATCAGCATGTTGCTGATGCGATTGATGGCATACAATTCGAGATTGTTATTGAAGTGGATGATTCGGACATGGGACCGGTTTGA
- a CDS encoding GntR family transcriptional regulator produces MSNIHSNSPLYAQIADQLRSNIRTEKWQEGERIPTEFDLCDIYHVSRITIRKAIDELVRENLLYRERAKGTFVKKFSPNISEYSTVIKGFTQELKEQGKNATTLQANVYKSHADHKIAKYLQIKPGDDILVLNRVRGDDNNILAFFKTHIIFKEDYSLKSKDYYGSFYEYLSTKGIRVNQENEYIEAISATRELKKLLKIGEAEPVLKRVRFTSQKEMNFFEYTECFYIGNKYRYYLNFD; encoded by the coding sequence ATGAGCAACATTCACTCAAACTCTCCCTTATATGCACAAATAGCCGATCAGCTTCGTTCAAATATTAGAACCGAAAAATGGCAGGAAGGGGAACGAATTCCAACAGAATTTGACCTTTGTGATATTTATCATGTCAGTCGTATCACTATTCGTAAAGCTATAGATGAACTTGTTAGAGAAAATCTTTTGTATCGTGAACGAGCAAAAGGAACTTTCGTCAAAAAATTTAGTCCCAATATTAGCGAATATTCCACTGTTATCAAAGGATTTACTCAGGAATTAAAGGAACAAGGAAAAAATGCTACAACTTTACAAGCTAACGTGTATAAAAGCCACGCTGATCATAAAATTGCCAAATATTTACAAATCAAACCCGGAGATGACATCTTAGTCTTAAATCGAGTAAGAGGCGATGATAACAACATCTTAGCTTTTTTTAAGACCCATATCATATTCAAAGAGGACTATTCTTTAAAGTCTAAGGATTATTATGGCTCTTTTTACGAATACCTTTCTACAAAAGGCATTCGCGTTAACCAAGAGAATGAGTATATTGAAGCCATTTCTGCTACTCGGGAATTGAAAAAATTATTAAAGATTGGTGAAGCTGAGCCAGTATTGAAACGGGTTCGTTTTACCTCTCAAAAAGAAATGAATTTTTTTGAATACACCGAATGCTTTTATATCGGTAACAAATACCGCTATTATTTGAATTTTGATTAA
- a CDS encoding class I mannose-6-phosphate isomerase: protein MNYDFFPETAITKQFDVYAGEEEILELIRKRMENEGLNVITIESYPVLDKQLLRTTLLEQLEIDVLIDSDTLFYNSQVITEMIADNLTEDRVFGFMSHHSLTDFIDLDQQRMLIKQIEIALNEKKRIGIYGVGASLVYAPDLLIYADLPRWEIQQRYRSGKYSNWKGKNQGEDSLRMIKRGYFFEWRVADKQKRSIYEKIDYFMDTLQDDWVLVDHSTYNQALLEVAQQPFSLVPFFDPGVWGGHWMQKQFSFCQDEVNLAWSFNGVPEENSLILDFGKAKMEIPGNNLVYFQGECLLGRRVYGRFGAEFPIRFNFLDTMGGSNLSLQVHPTIEYAQEVFGAKYTQDESYYILQAQEDAVVYLGVKNGVSKDELMAALQRASEGKEDFPTQKFIYQQPVKKHDHYSIPSGTIHSSGANSVVLEISATPNRYTFKLWDWGRVDLDGLPRPVHLKHGEPNIDIRRDENWVKKELVNPFEIIDVGEGWMEERTGLHETEFIETRRHSFSVPVIHENHGSVNVLNLVEGEEAVVESIDGSFAPFTVHYAQTFIIPESVKAYKISPSGTSSGKTIKTMKAFVR, encoded by the coding sequence GTGAACTATGATTTTTTTCCCGAAACAGCAATTACCAAACAATTTGATGTATATGCAGGTGAAGAAGAAATACTTGAGTTGATAAGAAAACGAATGGAGAATGAAGGTCTTAATGTTATAACAATTGAAAGTTATCCAGTTTTAGATAAACAGTTGTTAAGAACGACTTTACTTGAACAATTGGAAATAGATGTTTTAATTGATAGCGACACTTTGTTCTATAATAGTCAAGTTATTACAGAAATGATAGCCGACAATTTGACAGAGGATCGAGTGTTTGGCTTTATGTCTCATCATTCATTGACTGACTTTATTGATTTAGATCAACAACGTATGTTAATTAAACAAATTGAAATCGCTTTAAACGAAAAGAAACGTATTGGAATTTATGGTGTAGGTGCAAGTTTGGTCTATGCTCCCGATTTATTGATCTATGCAGATTTACCTCGATGGGAAATTCAACAACGTTATCGTTCAGGTAAGTATAGTAATTGGAAAGGTAAGAATCAAGGAGAGGATTCATTACGAATGATTAAACGTGGTTATTTCTTTGAATGGCGTGTTGCAGATAAGCAAAAGCGATCCATTTATGAGAAAATTGATTATTTTATGGATACACTCCAAGATGACTGGGTATTGGTGGATCACAGTACGTATAATCAAGCATTGTTGGAAGTGGCTCAACAGCCGTTTTCGTTAGTTCCTTTTTTTGATCCAGGAGTATGGGGCGGACATTGGATGCAAAAACAATTTAGTTTTTGTCAAGATGAAGTGAATCTAGCATGGAGTTTTAATGGCGTACCAGAAGAGAATAGCCTCATTCTGGATTTTGGAAAAGCCAAGATGGAGATTCCAGGAAATAATCTAGTTTACTTCCAAGGAGAATGTTTGTTGGGGCGTCGCGTTTATGGACGTTTTGGGGCAGAGTTTCCGATTCGCTTTAATTTTTTAGACACTATGGGAGGCTCTAATTTAAGTTTGCAAGTTCATCCTACTATAGAATATGCACAAGAAGTGTTTGGTGCCAAATATACGCAAGATGAAAGTTATTATATTTTACAAGCACAAGAAGATGCGGTCGTTTATCTAGGTGTTAAAAATGGTGTATCCAAAGACGAATTAATGGCAGCTTTGCAACGAGCTTCTGAAGGAAAAGAAGATTTTCCTACCCAAAAATTTATTTATCAACAACCTGTTAAAAAACATGATCATTACTCAATTCCTAGTGGGACGATTCATTCCAGCGGAGCAAATTCAGTTGTTTTAGAAATAAGTGCTACTCCAAATCGCTATACGTTTAAGCTATGGGATTGGGGCAGAGTCGATTTAGATGGTTTGCCTAGACCGGTTCATTTGAAACATGGAGAGCCCAATATTGATATCCGTCGTGATGAAAACTGGGTCAAAAAAGAATTAGTAAATCCTTTTGAAATAATTGACGTTGGTGAAGGCTGGATGGAAGAACGGACAGGATTACATGAAACTGAATTTATCGAAACACGTCGCCATAGTTTTTCTGTACCTGTTATCCATGAAAACCATGGGAGTGTGAATGTATTAAATTTAGTTGAAGGAGAAGAAGCGGTTGTTGAAAGTATCGATGGATCTTTTGCACCTTTTACTGTTCATTATGCACAAACATTTATTATACCTGAAAGTGTCAAAGCTTATAAAATTAGCCCTAGTGGAACCAGTAGTGGAAAGACAATCAAGACAATGAAAGCTTTTGTTCGTTAA
- a CDS encoding ROK family protein — MKGYYFLMDVGGTTIKTNCLDEQGLPFFTRNQEFPAKSQEDQQTILENFYAIVTTINRQMAQKAQLLGVGIAFPGPFNYQEGYSLMKGLRKYDEIYEVRLKKLIAEWLYSEFQLSVPIIFENDATAFGLGEFLQREKSRVNRGIYLTLGTGCGSAFIVEGEVIREEYGLNSQGMLYNRPFKQSIIDDYLSANGLQQLIKNNYSVPLTGYELFLEAQKGNQKALVIFDEFGTWIGEALAPFVTSFQPDEVVFGGEISGSLDYFHPAIERCFGGNLKIRYSQNTSLSTLRGLMSLVTNG; from the coding sequence ATGAAGGGTTATTATTTTTTAATGGATGTTGGTGGGACGACGATTAAAACGAATTGTTTAGATGAGCAAGGGCTTCCTTTTTTCACTCGTAATCAAGAATTTCCTGCCAAGTCGCAAGAAGACCAGCAGACAATTTTAGAAAATTTTTATGCAATCGTGACAACTATTAATCGGCAAATGGCTCAAAAAGCACAATTGTTAGGTGTCGGTATTGCTTTTCCAGGTCCTTTTAATTATCAAGAAGGATACAGTTTAATGAAGGGGTTACGTAAGTATGATGAAATTTATGAGGTACGGTTAAAAAAATTAATTGCTGAGTGGCTATATTCTGAGTTTCAGCTGTCAGTACCGATTATATTCGAGAATGATGCGACAGCTTTTGGTTTAGGGGAATTCCTGCAAAGAGAGAAAAGCAGAGTTAACCGTGGAATATATCTGACTCTAGGTACTGGCTGTGGCTCTGCTTTTATCGTAGAAGGGGAGGTAATTAGAGAGGAATATGGTTTAAATAGTCAAGGAATGCTATACAATCGACCATTTAAGCAGAGTATAATAGATGATTATCTCTCTGCCAATGGTTTGCAGCAGTTGATTAAGAACAATTATTCTGTGCCTTTAACAGGTTATGAACTCTTTTTAGAGGCACAAAAAGGTAATCAAAAAGCATTGGTAATTTTTGATGAATTTGGCACTTGGATTGGAGAAGCATTGGCGCCATTTGTGACGTCTTTTCAGCCCGATGAAGTGGTTTTTGGTGGGGAAATTAGTGGAAGCTTAGATTATTTTCATCCAGCAATAGAACGATGTTTTGGTGGAAACTTAAAGATTAGATATAGTCAAAATACTAGTTTATCAACTTTACGTGGCTTAATGTCACTGGTAACGAATGGATAA